In Numenius arquata chromosome 17, bNumArq3.hap1.1, whole genome shotgun sequence, a genomic segment contains:
- the BTBD17 gene encoding BTB/POZ domain-containing protein 17, whose amino-acid sequence MARLTGARPVAARRWGCAASAFLLLLLTVQAAQKADLSGDATAATINHSLTLLQRLQELLQNGNGSDSVLRVRSAASDEAKVFHTHQLLLSLQSEVFESLLHNQSVITLHEPPETAALFEKFIRYLYCGGVSILLHQAIPMHQLASKYRVWGLQRGVADYMKTHLASESSQGHVVAWYHYAVRIGDTALQESCLQFLAWNLSAILGSAEWGSVSVELLLLLLERSDLVLHSELELYTAVEGWLSRRQPEGPVAKRVLRAIRYPMIAPSQLFRLQAQSPVLARHYGAVQDLLFQAFQFHAASPLHFAKYFDVNCSMFLPRNYLAPSWGSQWVINNPARDDRSTSFQTQLGPSSHDAGKRVTWNVLFSPRWLPVSLRPVYSDSVSGAVQPVRIEDGRPRLVITPAMSSPDFAGVSFQKTVLVGVRQQGRVVVKHAYSFHQSSDEAADFLAHADLQKRTSEYLIDNSLHLHIIIKPVYHSLIKVKK is encoded by the exons ATGGCCAGGCTGACGGGCGCCCGGCCCGTGGCCGCCCGCCGATGGGGCTGCGctgcctctgccttcctcctcctcctcctcaccgtgCAAGCCG cccagaaagccgaccTTAGCGGTGATGCCACGGCAGCCACCATCAACCACTCGCTGACGCTGCTGCagcggctgcaggagctgctgcagaacgGCAATGGCAGCGACTCGGTGCTGCGGGTCCGCTCGGCCGCCTCCGACGAGGCCAAGGTCTTCCACAcccaccagctgctgctcagcctccAGAGCGAGGTCTTTGAGAGCCTCCTGCACAACCAGAGTGTCATCACCCTCCACGAGCCGCCCGAGACTGCTGCTCTCTTCGAGAAGTTTATCAG GTACCTGTACTGCGGGGGTGTCTCCATCCTGCTGCACCAAGCCATCCCCATGCACCAGTTGGCCAGCAAGTACCGGGTGTGGGGGCTGCAGCGCGGCGTGGCCGACTACATGAAGACCCACCTGGCCAGCGAGTCCAGCCAGGGCCACGTGGTGGCCTGGTACCACTACGCCGTGCGCATCGGGGACACGGCGCTGCAGGAGAGCTGCCTCCAGTTCCTGGCATGGAACCTCTCGGCCATCCTGGGCAGCGCCGAGTGGGGCTCGGTGAgcgtggagctgctgctgctgctgctggagcgcTCCGACCTGGTGCTGCACAGCGAGCTGGAGCTCTACACCGCCGTGGAGGGATGGCTGAGCCGCCGGCAGCCCGAGGGTCCCGTGGCCAAGCGGGTGCTGCGTGCCATCCGCTACCCCATGATCGCGCCCAGCCAGCTCTTTCGGCTGCAGGCGCAGTCGCCGGTGCTGGCGCGACACTACGGCGCGGTGCAGGACCTGCTCTTCCAGGCTTTCCAGTTCCACGCTGCCTCCCCTCTCCATTTCGCCAAGTATTTTGACGTCAACTGCAGCATGTTCCTGCCCCGCAACTACCTCGCCCCCAGCTGGGGCTCCCAGTGGGTCATCAACAACCCGGCACGGGATGACCGCAGCACCAGCTTCCAGACCCAGCTGGGTCCCAGTAGCCACGATGCCGGTAAGCGGGTGACCTGGAACGTCCTCTTCTCGCCACGCTGGCTGCCCGTCAGCCTGCGCCCCGTCTACTCGGACTCGGTCTCAGGCGCCGTCCAGCCGGTCCGCATTGAGGACGGTCGCCCCCGGCTCGTCATCACCCCGGCCATGAGTAGTCCCGACTTTGCCGGCGTCAGCTTCCAGAAGACGGTGCTGGTGGGCGTGCGGCAGCAGGGCCGCGTGGTGGTGAAACACGCCTACAGCTTCCACCAGAGCTCGGACGAGGCGGCCGACTTCCTCGCCCACGCCGACCTGCAGAAACGCACCTCCGAGTACCTCATCGACAACTCCCTGCACCTCCACATCATCATCAAACCCGTCTACCACTCCCTCATCAAGGTGAAGAAGTAA